One window from the genome of Chaetodon trifascialis isolate fChaTrf1 chromosome 20, fChaTrf1.hap1, whole genome shotgun sequence encodes:
- the rbp4l gene encoding retinol binding protein 4, like: MGSSKLALLLVLLSCVERCLSASCVVDSFTVKEDFDPKRYAGKWYALQKKDPEGLFLQDNISAEYTIDDDGSMTASSKGRVTLFGFWVVCADMAAQYSVPDPNTPGKMFMNYQGLASYLSSGGDNYWVIDTDYDNYAITYACRTVKDDGSCEDGYALVFSRNPRGLPPAIQRIVRQKQDDICMTGQFQPVLQSGAC; encoded by the exons ATGGGATCCTCTAAGCTGGCCCTGCTGCTGGTCTTGCTGTCCTGCGTAGAgcgctgtctgtctgcctcctgtGTTGTCGACAGCTTCACAGTCAAAGAGGACTTTGACCCCAAGAGG TATGCAGGGAAGTGGTATGCACTGCAGAAGAAAGATCCAGAGGGCCTGTTCCTGCAGGACAACATCTCAGCTGAGTACACCATTGATGATGACGGCTCCATGACCGCCTCCTCCAAGGGACGTGTCACTCTGTTCGG ATTCTGGGTTGTGTGTGCCGACATGGCTGCCCAGTACTCCGTCCCCGACCCCAACACCCCCGGCAAGATGTTCATGAACTACCAGGGACTGGCCAGCTACCTGTCCAGTGGAG GTGACAACTACTGGGTGATCGACACCGACTACGACAACTACGCCATCACCTATGCCTGCCGTACCGTCAAGGACGACGGCAGCTGCGAGGATGGCTATGCCCTCGTCTTCTCCAGAAACCCCCGGGGCCTGCCTCCCGCCATCCAGCGCATCGTCCGTCAGAAGCAGGATGATATCTGCATGACCGGACAGTTTCAACCTGTCCTGCAGTCTGGAGCCTGctaa
- the LOC139348819 gene encoding keratin, type I cytoskeletal 18: MASSMSVRSYSMSRQPSFSSRSLMDTSRARSRASVSFAAASPLSRSASISQDLNGPMSLQLNGVHGNSTNDKEAMQNLNNRLANYLDKVRSLERSNADLEMKIKQLMLDRIPKGHDLDSMMAQAHAVEQEVRKKTLENARLMLEIDNAKLAADDFRIKWETELVMCQSVERDCVALKKAKTDHEQIIASLRGDLDSLKEELYFLKKNHEEELEQMKSRIARDEVNVEVDSGASGPELGSILSDLRSQYEGIVKKNKDQAEQWYRKKLETVQTEVKESNEALRGAQGELIERQRFLQTLEVELESLHKQIAALEGNLGETGQKYSAEMERLQATLSQLEDDLSQLRLDMQRTKTDYEQLLRIKQNLEMEIATYRRLLEGEETVKEVPPPPKKEPDVRTRKIVKVVTQTMVNGKVVDESSEVEQIEETKK, encoded by the exons ATGGCCTCCAGCATGTCAGTGAGGAGTTACTCCATGAGCCGTCAGCCCTCCTTTTCCAGTCGTTCCCTGATGGACACCAGCCGCGCTCGCTCCCGTGCTTCGGTGTCTTTTGCCGCCGCCAGCCCGCTGAGCCGCTCAGCCTCTATCAGCCAGGATCTCAACGGGCCAATGAGCCTGCAGCTTAATGGAGTGCACGGCAACAGCACCAACGATAAGGAAGCTATGCAGAATCTCAACAACCGTCTGGCCAACTACCTGGACAAG gtgCGATCACTGGAGCGCTCCAACGCAGACCTGGAGATGAAGATCAAGCAGTTGATGCTCGACCGCATTCCCAAAGGTCATGACCTTGACTCCATGATGGCCCAAGCTCATGCCGTTGAGCAAGAG GTGAGGAAGAAGACCTTGGAAAATGCTCGTCTCATGTTAGAGATCGATAACGCCAAACTGGCTGCTGACGACTTCAGAATCAA GTGGGAGACTGAGCTGGTGATGTGTCAGTCTGTGGAGCGAGACTGTGTTGCTCTGAAAAAGGCCAAGACTGACCACGAGCAGATCATCGCCTCTCTGAGGGGAGATCTGGACAGCCTGAAAGAGGAGCTTTACTTCCTGAAGAAAAACCATGAGGAG GAACTGGAGCAGATGAAGTCTCGTATTGCCAGAGATGAGGTGAATGTGGAGGTGGACTCTGGTGCCAGCGGGCCGGAGCTGGGCAGCATTCTGTCTGACCTGCGTTCACAGTATGAGGGCATCGTCAAGAAGAACAAGGACCAAGCAGAGCAATGGTACCGCAAGAAG CTGGAGACAGTGCAGACTGAGGTGAAGGAGAGCAATGAGGCTCTGAGAGGAGCTCAGGGCGAGCTGATCGAGAGGCAGCGCTTCCTGCAGAccctggaggtggagctggagagtCTGCACAAGCAG aTAGCAGCGCTGGAAGGTAACCTGGGCGAGACGGGTCAGAAATACTCTGCTGAGATGGAGCGGCTGCAGGCCACCCTGAGCCAGCTCGAGGACGACCTGTCCCAGCTCAGGCTGGACATGCAGCGCACCAAGACCGACTACGAGCAGCTCCTCCGCATCAAGCAGAACCTGGAAATGGAGATCGCCACCTACAGGCGTCtgctggagggagaggaaac AGTCAAGGAAGTGCCTCCTCCACCAAAAA AGGAGCCTGACGTTCGCACCAGGAAGATTGTGAAGGTGGTGACTCAGACGATGGTCAACGGCAAAGTGGTGGACGAGTCCAGCGAGGTGGAGCAGATCGAGGAGAccaagaaataa